The Thermodesulfobacteriota bacterium genome contains the following window.
AGGCCCACCGCCAAAGGTCGCCAAGTCCAGGCGCTGGTCGACGAGCAGGCGTTTGCCCCGGGCGCCGGCTGGCAGGGCCTCCACCAGCTCCAGTCGGAATCGGATTCCTTGGCCCACCTTGCTCTGGATTTCCTGAGCAAAGGGCTCCAGGTCCCCGCGATTGGCGCCTTTCACCGGCACCACATTGATCGTGACCTCTCCCGGCTTGTCCTGGCGCAGCTGAAAGGCCTCGATGTGACAGTAGGCCTGGGAATGGATGTTGATGGCCGTCATGGAGACGAGGGCGCCGCCGGCGCCTACCACCATCTCCAAAGCCCGGCGCGCGCGAAGGCCCCGGACCTCCAACCGCCAGCCACTGTTCGGCGAGGCCACACGCACCAGCTCCGCCACATCGCCCGTGTCATACCGGACCAGGGGCATGCCCTTGGACACGAAGCCGGTGCCCACCAGCCTGCCGATCCGCCCCGGCTCCAGGACCGGCTCGCCGGCTTCGTCCACCAGCTCCACCAGGCTATACAGGGGCTCGAAGACATAGTGGCCCGGCCGGTTCGGACGCTCGCCGGCAATGGCCACCTTCTCGCTCAGGCCGTAAAGGGCCAGGATCGGCAGGCGGAAGGCCTGGCGAATCAGTTCCCTTTGGCTGGGCCAGAGGGTCTCCGAAACCGGCAGGACGCCTTTGAGGCAGGATGGCGGCTGCCAGCCCCGCCGCAGGGCGTGGCCGGCCAGAATAGCCAGGGCCGATGGGTAGCCATGCAGGAAGCGTACCCGGCGGCGCTGGATCTGCTCCAGGTAATGGTCCATCACCGGCGGCACCAGATGGAAGGGCGACAGCACAAGCTCTCCCAAGGCGGGGTCGAAGGACCAGGGCTGACGGTCGACATTCGGAATGGCCACCCCCCGCAGCACGGCCCGCCGGTCATGGGGGTGATAACCGATGTGACCCCAGATGTGGTGCACGAAGGCCCATTCCCTGGCCCCGCGGTCGCGGTCCAAATAGAAGTGGAATGGCTGACCCGATGAGCCGCTGGTGGAGACCAGGTCCAGGGTGGAAGCTGGCCTGGCCAGGAAGGCTTCCGGCGAGCGGCGAACCATCTCCTTGCTCAAGACCGGCAGCGCCCGTACCGCCTGGGCCTTTTCCGCCGGCGAGCGGAGAGTGTGGGAACGACTCAACTGCGGTCGATAGGCCTCGGTCGTCAGGCAGAGGTCGTGGATCTCGGCCAAAGCTCGCTCCTGCCATGCCGCCACGAAGGCAGCACTGGTCTCATGGCCAGCAAGGGCTGCGCGCAGCCGTCGATAGCTGCTGCCCCAGCGCAGCGGCCATGGCAGGACAGAAGCCAGGGGCGCCAGGCTCCGGCGGACGGGAGGCGGCAAACGAACATACAGACCGCGCAGGGTGTCGAGGGTGGACATGACCGTCACCGGGCAGGCGGGAGGGTGTGGCCGGCAAGCGGCAGCCACGGGCTGCCATCCTGATGGCGCTTCAGCACAGTGGCAAAGGCCTGGATCATGCGCGCGTGGGTGAAGCGCTCCAGCACCAGCTGCCGGCCGGCGGCTCCCATGTGTCGCACGCGCTGCCGATCCGTCCCCAGCGCCAGCAGGGCCTGCCGCAAGGCGGCGGCATCCCCGGCCGGTACCAGCGCCCCGGTTCGGCCAGGAAGAACCGCCTCCGCGGCGCCACCGATGTCAGTGGCTACCACCGGCACGGCCATGGACAGGGATTCCAGCATCGCCATGGAGAAGGTTTCCACGGCAGTCGAGGCCAGAACGGTCAGATCGCAGGCTGCCAGTACCGGCCGCACCTCCTCGATCCGACCCAGAAAATGAGCTCGGGCACCCAGGCCCAGCCGGCTGGCCGCCGCCTGGACCTCCGGCAGACACTGGCCACTCCCGGCCAGGAGCAGGACCGCATCCTCCGGCAGGCCGGCAAAGGCCTTCAGGAGAAGCTGATGGCCCTTTTCTGGCCGAAAGGCTGCCAGGCAGCCCACGACCAGGGCCTCCCGGGAAATCCCCAGTCGAGATCGCAGCGACCGGCCGGCCTGACGCCAGGATTCGGGAGCGAAGTGCTGCGGGTCAACGCCGTTGCGGATCACTCTGCTTCGCTCTTTGAGGCCAGGGTAGCGGCTCAGCCAATGTTCGGCCTGGCGCTCACTGACGAAGACCACCCGGCTGCAGGCTCGCTGCAGGGGGCCCCAGAGCAGTCGTTGGCTGACCTCCCCCTTGAGGTCCCGATTTCTGGTGGTGTGGATGGTGTTGACCAGCCGGGGTCGCCGCCGGCTGCGACGGCTGGCCAGCCAGCCGTGAAGCAGGGCGATCTGCAGGGTGGTGTGCACGACATCCACGGCCTTCTGGTCGATCACCTCAGCGATGCTCCGGGCCAGGCCCCGATCCAGCCAGCGCCGCCGTTCAAGGCGGATCACCGTCACCTCCGGCTGCCGGACCCTGGGCAGGAGGTCGCTTTCCGGCTCGAAGGTCACCAGGGTCTTGGCGAAGCGGTCCGGATCCAGGCCGTTGACCAGGGTGACCAGCTGGGCCTCGGCTCCGCAGGCGGCGAGGGAGGGGATGAGAAACAGCACCCGGGTCCGCGGCATCTCAGCACCTCCCGGGAAGGCGGGCGCCACGCTCGGCAAGGAGCCGGCAATACCGGCGGACCACCGCGGCCGGCGCGTGGTGCTGCTCGACAAAGGCCCGGCCCCGCTCGCCCATGGCGGCGCGGGCCTCGCCGCCGGCCAGCAGCCCGGAAACGGCTGCCACCATGCCGTCCAGGTCGGGAGGCCGGCGGCCCAGGCCCAGGCGCCCCAGAAGGCCGTCCGGGTCAAAGAAGGAGACGACCGGCGTCCCCCGGGCCCAGGCCTGGAGAAAGGAGTTGGGGAAGCCTTCGCTGTCCGAGGTGTTGACCAGGACCTTGGCCCGGCCGTAGAAGGCATTCACCTGGTGGTAGGGGATGAAGCCCCGAAAATCCAGGTTGGCCACCTGGGCCGCGGTCTGGGCGATCTCCTGGTAGAGGGCCTCCGCCCCCAGGCAGGGGCCGCCGATCATGGTCACCCGGGCCGGGGCCAGGCGGCGGGCCAGTTCCACCGCCAGCTCCGGCCGCTTGAACGGCCGGAGGTTGTTCACCCACAGGACATCGATATCCCTTTCCCGGGGGACCTCCGGCGGGATCTCCACCACCATGTCCACCACCGGGCTGTCCAGGCCATAGTGCTGCCGCAGCCAGCTGGCCTGGGTCAGGCTCTGGGCTGCCACCAGGTGGCTGCGCCGCAGGCCGTACTCGTAGAGCCTTCTGTCCCGCCAGAACCGGATGAGCTGGCGGCCGGGCAGGCAGTCGGTGTCATGGGCGACCCGGAAAACGAAGAAGCGGCCCCGGCGGCGGCAATGCCAGGCGGCAAGGCCAGTGGGCAGGCCGGCGCAGGACTGGTAGTAGATGTCGGCATCGGCCCGGGCCATGGCGGCCAGGAGGCCGCTGGCGCGGGGGTAAAGGAAGCGCAGGCCCGGCATCCCGGCCTGGGGCCGGTAGCAGGGCAGCACCCGGATGCCGTCGATGATCTCGCCTGCGGGCTGGCCGCAGTCCGTGACCACCATGCTGACGGAGAAGCCCTGGCGCGCGAATTCCCGGGCCAGCAAGGTCTGCTGCACCGATTCGCCGCCGACGTATGCGCTGCCGCAGGCAGGATTGAGGACCGGATAGCTGTCCAGGCCCACGAAGCAGATGGAGGTCATGGCGCAGGCTCCGCAAAGAGGTGGTCCGGGGGCGCCGCCGGCGTCCGGCTCTGGGGCAGCATGCCCAGGCCCAGCCCCAGGGCCGGAAAGATCCAGTAGGTGGTGATGTAGTTCACGGAGTGGAAGAAGGCCACGGACATGACCGCTACCATGCAGCCCAGGAGGCCCAGACCTGCCGGGTAGAGGTCGCTGTCCTGCCGGCGCTGGCAGGTTCGGAGGATGGCGAGAATGGCCGCGCTGTTGGCCCAGACGAAGCCGAGCAGGCCCAGGAGGCCGTAGTCGGCCAGGACGTTGGCATAGGTGTTGTGGGCATCGCCGACCCCGCCGAAGACCCGTTTGAAGGACGCGGGCCCCCGGCCGACCACCGGGCTTTCCGCGAACAGGGTCAGCCCCATCATGGCCAGGCGCGGGCGGGCGGCCGCGGAATCGTCCACCGTGGTGAGGTGGGCCTTGAGGTTGCCGGAGTATTCCTTCAAGACTGGCAGGGCGCTCGTGGCCAGGGCGC
Protein-coding sequences here:
- a CDS encoding glycosyltransferase: MPRTRVLFLIPSLAACGAEAQLVTLVNGLDPDRFAKTLVTFEPESDLLPRVRQPEVTVIRLERRRWLDRGLARSIAEVIDQKAVDVVHTTLQIALLHGWLASRRSRRRPRLVNTIHTTRNRDLKGEVSQRLLWGPLQRACSRVVFVSERQAEHWLSRYPGLKERSRVIRNGVDPQHFAPESWRQAGRSLRSRLGISREALVVGCLAAFRPEKGHQLLLKAFAGLPEDAVLLLAGSGQCLPEVQAAASRLGLGARAHFLGRIEEVRPVLAACDLTVLASTAVETFSMAMLESLSMAVPVVATDIGGAAEAVLPGRTGALVPAGDAAALRQALLALGTDRQRVRHMGAAGRQLVLERFTHARMIQAFATVLKRHQDGSPWLPLAGHTLPPAR
- a CDS encoding glycosyltransferase family 4 protein yields the protein MTSICFVGLDSYPVLNPACGSAYVGGESVQQTLLAREFARQGFSVSMVVTDCGQPAGEIIDGIRVLPCYRPQAGMPGLRFLYPRASGLLAAMARADADIYYQSCAGLPTGLAAWHCRRRGRFFVFRVAHDTDCLPGRQLIRFWRDRRLYEYGLRRSHLVAAQSLTQASWLRQHYGLDSPVVDMVVEIPPEVPRERDIDVLWVNNLRPFKRPELAVELARRLAPARVTMIGGPCLGAEALYQEIAQTAAQVANLDFRGFIPYHQVNAFYGRAKVLVNTSDSEGFPNSFLQAWARGTPVVSFFDPDGLLGRLGLGRRPPDLDGMVAAVSGLLAGGEARAAMGERGRAFVEQHHAPAAVVRRYCRLLAERGARLPGRC